The Corynebacterium halotolerans YIM 70093 = DSM 44683 region GTCGCGGAGTCCGAGGGTGCCACGCTGATCGAGTCCCGCAAGGTCCCGGGTGCCCCCGCCAACGTGCTCACCACGGTGGTCGACGACGCGGACATCGATCTGCTGGTCGTCGGCAACAAGGGCATCAACTCCCTGACCGGCCGACTCTTCGGCAACATCCCCACGGATGTGGCACGCCGGTCCACCGTCGACGTGATGATCGTCAACACCGACGACCCGCGTTCCTGACGCCGAAACGTTGTTAAACTGACACCAACAACCCGCACACGAGGAAAGGTCCGTACGGTCCAATGAGCGAGAACTACAGCAAGATCGTCGTCGGCACAGACGGCTCGAAGTCCTCCATGCTCGCTGTCGAGCGCGCCGCAAAGATCGCCGCCGCCTTCGATGCGACCCTGATCATCGGCTGCGCCTACTACGAGAACAAGGAGGAGGCCTCCAAGACGCTGCGCCAGGACTCGGTCACCATCCTCGGTGATGACACCGCCCAGCAGAATCTGGCGGACGCCAGCGACAACGCCCGCGGCGCCGGCGCCACCAAGATCGAGACCACCGTCCGCGCGGGCGCCCCGGTGGAGGCGCTCATGCAGATCGTCAACGACACCAACGCCGATCTGCTCGTGGTGGGCAACCGCGGCATCAACTCGCTGACCGGTCGACTGCTCGGCTCCGTGCCGGCCGACGTCGCCCGCCAGTCCGACTGCGACGTCATGATCGTCCACACCATCGCCTAAAGTCGCGCACCGTGCGAGAAAGGGCCCCTGAGGGGCCCTTTTTCTGTTTGTCCGCCGGCTACTCCGGCAGCTCACCGATCACGGTCAGTGTCTGCGTGGCCCGGGTGACCGCCACGTAGAGATCCTGCCAGCCCTGCGGGGAACGATCCACGATCTCGCCCGGCTCGACGACGACCACGTGGTCGAACTCGAGGCCCTTGATGCCGGAGACGTTGCCGGCGTCGATGACCGCGACGAGGCGCTCCGCTTCCTCCGCGTCCACCGTGTCGCCCCCGAAACCCAGGGACTCCGGATCCGTGCCCGACGGCAGGTGGCGCACGGGGATCCCGGACTCCCGGATCGCCGTCGCGGGGGTCGCGTCCGGATCGATGCGGGCCAGGATGTGGTTGGCCACCTCCATGATCTCGGCGGGCGTGCGGTAGTTGACCGTCAGCTTGTGGTGGCGGAACCGGCCCGAGACGAAGGGCTCGAGTGCGTCCGCCCACGTGTCGACGCCCGCGGGGGAGCCGGTCTGCGCCGTGTCACCGACCAGCGTCATCCAGCGCGAGGGGCTGCGGCGGAAGATCATCCGCCACTCCATGGGGGACAGCTCCTGCGCCTCATCGACGATCACGTGGCCGTAGGCCCAGGTGTGGTCGGCCCGGGCCCGGTCGGCGGTGGAGCGGATGTCCCGGACCTCCTGCCGACGCGCGAGTGTCTCGGCGTCGATGACGTCGTGGGCGGAGAGGATCTCCGCCTCGAACATGTCGTCGTCGTTGTCCGTCGACCGCGAACCGGAGAGGATGTCGAGCGCCTCCTGCGCCTCGGAGACCTGCTCGCGCCACTCCTCGTTCTCCCGGGCGCGTGCCTCGTCGGGATCGGGGATACCGATGAGGACGGCGAGTTCGTCGAGCAGCGCGGCGTCGGAGGCCGCCCAGTCGCTGCCGGCGGGGCGCAGCAACGCACCGCGGGTCTCGTCGTCGTAGGCGGCCGCGGCCACGGCGATGGCGTCCTCGTCCTCGAGCAGGCCACGCAGCACCGCGCGGGGCTCCAGTTCAGGCCAGAGCCGGTCGACCAGATCCGCGACCTTCGGCTCCTCGGCGAGGTCATCGTGCAGCTGGTCGACGTCCGCCCGGGACAGCAGGTTCGCCCCGCCCAGCGGATCGGCGCCGATGCGTTCGGACATCTGCTCGGCCAGCTGGCCGATGAGGTGCTCGGCGAAGACGGGACGGGCGTCGTTGTGCGGACGGCGGGAACGGCGGGCCCGGGTGCGGGAGGCCTTGACCATCGCATCATCGACGGTCAGGGGCAGGGCGTCGACGGTGATCTCCACCGGCTCCCCGGGCAGCGACTGGTGGGCGCGGACAGCCTCGGTGAGGATGCTCACCATCTCCTCCGAACCCTTGATCTCGCGGGTCAGCAGCGACTCCGGGGCGGTGCCGCGGACCCCGGGGTAGAGCGCGCCGACGGTGGAGAGCACCACACCGGTCTCACCGAGCTCGGGCAGGACCCGCGAGATGTAGTCCAGGAAGGTGGGGTTCGGGCCGATGATGAGCACGCCGGTGGACGAGAGCAGGTCGCGCCACGTGTACATCAGGTAGGCCACGCGGTGCAGGGCGACGGCGGTCTTGCCGGTGCCGGGCCCGCCCTCGACGACCATGACGCCGCGGGTGGCGTCGCGGATGATCTCGTCCTGCTCGCGCTGGATGGTCTCCACGATGCTGCGCATGCGTCCGGTACGGGCGGCCTGGATCGCCTGGTAGAGGGCCGTCTCACCACCGACGCCCTCCCGGCCGGTCGCCGCCTGCTCACCGGAGAGCAGCTCGTCGTCGATGTCGGTGACCTCGCGGCCCTTCGTGCGGATGTGGCGGCGGACGGTCACCCCCTCCGGCTGCGCGGTGGTCGCCAGGTAGAAGGGGCGGGCCATGGGCGCCCGCCAGTCGAGGAGCAGCGTGCGGTAGCCCTCCTCGCGGGCGTCGAGACCCATGCGGCCGATGTAACGGCGGTCGAGCTCCGGGTGGTCGGGCACGGGGTTGTCGCCCTCGGCCTCGATGTCGATGCGCCCGAAGACCAGACCCATCTGGGCCAGGTTCAGCCGGTCGAGTTTCGCGTTGAGACCGTGGTACTCGGTCTCACGGCGGACCAGGGCGTCGGCGTCCGGGTTGGCGGGGTCCACCTCCAGCATGACCTGGCGCAGCCGCTCGTTGGCCTGCGCCACCTCTGCGTCGAGACGCGCGAACAGACCGTCGACGTAGGTCTGCTCGGCGGCGACCTCCCGCTCCATGTCATCACTCACCCGGGTGTCACCTCCATGTCTAGAAAAGCAGATGTATCAGCCTACAACGTCCGACATCCCCGGGCGATTCCACCGGCGCACGGCCGGCGGGGGATGGGCGAGCGAAAACCCCCGGGCCACAGTGTGGTCGGCGACTGTGTTCCGGGGGCGCTCGGGACGTGGGGGAACTACTTGTCGAGTTCCTTGCCCACCTTCTTCTTGGCCTTGACCAGGGCCTTGTCGGCCCGGTCCTGGAGCTTGTCCGCGGTCTTGCGGGCCTTCTTGGCGGAACGGCCGGACTTGGCGTCGGCGGTGGCCAGAGCCTTGTCCGCCTGGGTCTGTGCCTTAGTGGCGGCCTTCACCACTCCCTTCCGGGCGGTGGCGGTGCTGTTCTGGGCGGCGGACAGCCAGTCACCCTTGTTCTCGTTGACATAGCCCTGCGCCCGGGTGGCGTACTCCGTGGCCTTGTCGGCGGCCTCGTCAACCCAGTGGCGGGCCGTACCGAACCAGTCGTCCTTGTTCTCGTTGACGTAGTCCTGCGCCCGGGTGGCGTACTCCGTGGCCTTGTCGGCGGTGGTGCCCGCCCAGTTGCGGGCGGTGTCGGTGACGTTGTCCGTCACTTTCTCGGTCTCGGACTTCATCGGCAGGGCGGAGTGGACCTTCTTGTTGGCGGTCTCGGCGGCCTTGGTGGCGCGCCACTTCAGGCCCGGCTTACCGGCGGTGTCGGCGGAGGTGATGAAAAGACCACCCAGCAGGGCGATGTTGGTGACGAAACCGGAGCGGCGGGCGCGACGCTCCTCGCGGTCCTGCGTCTCCCAGAAGGCATGGCGGCCGAGGATCGTCGGGACGGCGGTCGCGGCGAGGACGGCGGCGGAGACACGCGGCAGCTTGCCGAAGGCGAGCAGGGAGCCGGCGCCGGCCTTCGCGCCGCCGAGGCTGCGGGCCACCAGCTCGGCGTCCTTGGGAACCTGACGGGCGTAACGGCGGGGCAGGACGGTGCGGACGCGCTTGAGGACGTTCTCCGTGCTCTCCACGTGGTCCTGCGTGTTCAGCAGGGTGTCCGCGCCGTCAGCGATGTAGACGGATGCGAGCATCGGTCGGGCGATCTTGCGGATCATGATCATTGCTCCTCGGTTAGTGCGACGTTTGTCTTGCCCTCAACTGTAGCGACGTAACTCAGGCCGTGACGGCGGAATCAACGTCACCACCGGCGCTCCCACCAGACATCCAGCTGCGGGCGCTCGGTGCCGAGCGTCGTGTCCGCGCCGTGCCCGGGGTGCACCACCGCCTCGTCGGGGAACTGGTTGAAGACGCGTTCCACGACGTCCTTGTAGAGACGGACGAAGTCACTTTCCGAGGTGGTTTTGCCCAGCCCCCCGGGGAAGAGGCTGTCGCCGACGAACAGGTGGGTCGTGCCGTCGATCTCCGCCGCGATGGCCGCCCCGCCCGGGGTGTGGCCGCGCAGGATCATCACCGGGAACTCGTGGCCGGCCCAGGTCAGGGTGTCGCCGTGGTTGAGCTCCACGTCGACGGGGGAGGGCAGGGCGGGGGAGTCGAGGAAGGAGCCGTAGTGGGTGGCGCCGGTGGCCTCCAGGACCTCGGGCAGCGCCCGGTGGTGATCGTTGTGGCGGTGCGTGGTGAGCACGGCGGTGATGCGCACACCGGCGTCCTCCGCGAGCTTCAGCAGGGCGGACGCGTCATCGGCGGCGTCGATGAGCAGCCCCTCGTCGCCGGAGGCCAGGAGGTAGCAGTTGTTGTCCATCTCGGACACGGACACGGAGTGCAGCGTGAGGTCATTCGTCATGGCACCCAGGGTAGCGGCGGCGGGTGGCGGTCGAGTCGTGGTCGTTGGTATGTTCGAGAGTTGTCTGCAGGCCGGTTGCACCGGCACAACTGAACCCAGGAGGGTCCGACCAGTGGCTGACCGTCTCGTCGTGCGTGGCGCGCGCGAACACAACCTCAAGGGCGTCGACATCGACCTGCCCCGCGACAAGATGGTGGTCTTCACCGGTCTGTCCGGTTCCGGCAAGTCCTCGCTCGCCTTCGACACCATCTTCGCCGAGGGCCAGCGCCGCTACGTGGAATCCCTGTCGAGCTACGCCCGCATGTTCCTGGGACAGATGGACAAGCCGGACGTCGACTTCATCGACGGACTGTCCCCGGCGGTGTCCATCGACCAGAAATCCACCAACCGCAACCCGCGCTCCACGGTGGGCACCATCACCGAGATCTACGACTACCTGCGCCTGCTGTTCTCCCGGGCCGGCACCGCCCACTGCCCGGTGTGCGACGCGAAGGTCGACCGGCAGACCCCGCAGCAGATCGTGGACCAGGTCCTCGAGATGGAGCAGGGTCTGAAGTTCCAGGTGCTCGCCCCCGTCGTGCGCACCCGCAAGGGCGAGTTCGTCGACCTCTTCGCTGACCTGGCCTCCCAGGGCTACTCGCGGGTGCGGGTCGACGGCGGGATCCACCAGCTGTCGGACCCGCCGAAGCTGAAGAAGCAGATCAAGCACGACATCGACGTCGTGGTGGACCGACTCCAGGTCAAGGAGTCCCAGAAGCAACGGCTGACCGATTCGGTGGAGACCGCCCTCGGTCTGGCCGACGGCGTCATCGTCCTCGAGTTCGTCGGCCTCGAGGCCGACGACCCGAACCGCTTCCGCAGCTTCTCCGAGAAGATGGCCTGCCCCAACGGCCACATCCTGGACATCGACGAGCTCGAACCCCGCGCCTTCTCCTTCAACTCGCCCTACGGCGCCTGCCCCGCCTGTGACGGCATCGGCACCCGCACCGAGGTCGACATCGACCTGATCATCCCGGATCCGGACGCCCCCACGGTCCGCGCCGTGCAGCCGTGGAACTCCAGCCCCAACTACAGCTACTTCGAGAAGCTGATCGAGGGACTGGCAGCGGCACTCGACTTCGACCCGCGGACCCCGTACTCGGAGCTGACGAAGGAACAGCAGAAGGCACTCGTGCGCGGAACCGACACCGAGGTGTCCGTGCGCTACAAGAACCGCTACGGACGCATCCGCAACTGGACCGCCCCCTTCGAGGGCGTGATGGGCTACCTGCACCGCAAGCTCGACCAGGCGGATTCCGAGTGGTCGAAGGAGCGCTACCTGGCCTACACCCGCGAAGTTCCCTGCCCGATCTGCAAGGGCGCGCGTCTCAAGCCGGAGGTCCTCGCCGTCCGTCTCGACTCGTCCACCCACGGTGAGCAGTCCATCGCGGGCCTGACCGCCCTGTCCGTCGAGGACGCCTCCGAGTTCCTCGACCACCTGACGCTGGGTACCCGCGAGGAGATGATCGCTGGGGCCGTGCTCCGCGAGATCCAGGCCCGGCTGCGCTTCCTGCTCGACGTCGGCCTGGCCTACCTCACGCTCGACCGGGCCGCGGCCACCCTCTCGGGCGGCGAGGCGCAGCGCATCCGACTGGCCACGCAGATCGGCTCCGGTCTGGCCGGCGTGCTCTACGTCCTCGACGAGCCGTCGATCGGCCTGCACCAGCGCGACAACCAGCGGCTGATCGCCACGCTGAAGCGGCTGCGCGACATCGGCAACACACTCATCGTCGTCGAGCACGACGAGGACACCATCCGCTCCGCCGACTGGCTCGTCGACGTCGGCCCGCGTGCCGGCGAGTACGGCGGCGAGATCGTCTACCAGGGCGAGCCCGACGGCGTCCTCGAGGCGGAGGAATCCCTGACCGGTGCCTACCTCTCCGGCCGCAAGGTGCTGGGCGTTCCCGACGAGCGCCGTCCCATCGATCCGGACCGCCAGCTGCGGGTCGTCGGTGCCCGGGAGAACAACCTGCGCAACGTCGACGTCGAGATCCCGCTGGGCGTGCTCGTCTGCGTCACCGGCGTGTCCGGTTCGGGCAAGTCGACGCTGATCAACCAGATCCTGGCGAAGACGCTGGCCAACCAGCTCAACCGGGCCCGTCAGGTCCCGGGCCGGGCCAAGCGGGTCGAGGGGCTGGAGAACCTGGACAAGCTGGTCCAGGTCGATCAGTCGCCGATCGGCCGTACCCCGCGTTCCAACCCAGCGACCTACACGGGCGTGTTCGACAAGATCCGCAACCTCTTCGCGGAGACCTCCGAGGCGAAGGTGCGCGGCTACAAGGCCGGCCGCTTCTCGTTCAACATCAAGGGCGGCCGCTGCGAGGCCTGCCACGGCGACGGCACCCTGAAGATCGAGATGAACTTCCTGCCCGACGTCTACGTGCCCTGCGAGGTGTGCAACGGCGCCCGGTACAACCGCGAGACGCTCGAGGTCAAGTACAAGGGCAAGAACATCGCAGAGGTCCTCGACATGCCCATCGGTGAGGCGGCGGAGTTCTTCGAGCCCATCAAGTCCATCCACCGCTTCCTGCAGACCATGGTGGACGTCGGACTGGGCTACGTCCGCCTGGGCCAGGCCGCGACCACCCTGTCCGGCGGTGAGGCGC contains the following coding sequences:
- a CDS encoding DoxX family membrane protein — translated: MIRKIARPMLASVYIADGADTLLNTQDHVESTENVLKRVRTVLPRRYARQVPKDAELVARSLGGAKAGAGSLLAFGKLPRVSAAVLAATAVPTILGRHAFWETQDREERRARRSGFVTNIALLGGLFITSADTAGKPGLKWRATKAAETANKKVHSALPMKSETEKVTDNVTDTARNWAGTTADKATEYATRAQDYVNENKDDWFGTARHWVDEAADKATEYATRAQGYVNENKGDWLSAAQNSTATARKGVVKAATKAQTQADKALATADAKSGRSAKKARKTADKLQDRADKALVKAKKKVGKELDK
- a CDS encoding universal stress protein; translated protein: MSENYSKIVVGTDGSKSSMLAVERAAKIAAAFDATLIIGCAYYENKEEASKTLRQDSVTILGDDTAQQNLADASDNARGAGATKIETTVRAGAPVEALMQIVNDTNADLLVVGNRGINSLTGRLLGSVPADVARQSDCDVMIVHTIA
- a CDS encoding universal stress protein yields the protein MVRYSAVAVGTDGSDSSLQAVRTAASLAHVYEAKLVIICAWYSNTGSLLNTPSSETSVLPVVSEDLADEYLAEARSVAESEGATLIESRKVPGAPANVLTTVVDDADIDLLVVGNKGINSLTGRLFGNIPTDVARRSTVDVMIVNTDDPRS
- a CDS encoding MBL fold metallo-hydrolase — its product is MTNDLTLHSVSVSEMDNNCYLLASGDEGLLIDAADDASALLKLAEDAGVRITAVLTTHRHNDHHRALPEVLEATGATHYGSFLDSPALPSPVDVELNHGDTLTWAGHEFPVMILRGHTPGGAAIAAEIDGTTHLFVGDSLFPGGLGKTTSESDFVRLYKDVVERVFNQFPDEAVVHPGHGADTTLGTERPQLDVWWERRW
- the uvrA gene encoding excinuclease ABC subunit UvrA, producing MADRLVVRGAREHNLKGVDIDLPRDKMVVFTGLSGSGKSSLAFDTIFAEGQRRYVESLSSYARMFLGQMDKPDVDFIDGLSPAVSIDQKSTNRNPRSTVGTITEIYDYLRLLFSRAGTAHCPVCDAKVDRQTPQQIVDQVLEMEQGLKFQVLAPVVRTRKGEFVDLFADLASQGYSRVRVDGGIHQLSDPPKLKKQIKHDIDVVVDRLQVKESQKQRLTDSVETALGLADGVIVLEFVGLEADDPNRFRSFSEKMACPNGHILDIDELEPRAFSFNSPYGACPACDGIGTRTEVDIDLIIPDPDAPTVRAVQPWNSSPNYSYFEKLIEGLAAALDFDPRTPYSELTKEQQKALVRGTDTEVSVRYKNRYGRIRNWTAPFEGVMGYLHRKLDQADSEWSKERYLAYTREVPCPICKGARLKPEVLAVRLDSSTHGEQSIAGLTALSVEDASEFLDHLTLGTREEMIAGAVLREIQARLRFLLDVGLAYLTLDRAAATLSGGEAQRIRLATQIGSGLAGVLYVLDEPSIGLHQRDNQRLIATLKRLRDIGNTLIVVEHDEDTIRSADWLVDVGPRAGEYGGEIVYQGEPDGVLEAEESLTGAYLSGRKVLGVPDERRPIDPDRQLRVVGARENNLRNVDVEIPLGVLVCVTGVSGSGKSTLINQILAKTLANQLNRARQVPGRAKRVEGLENLDKLVQVDQSPIGRTPRSNPATYTGVFDKIRNLFAETSEAKVRGYKAGRFSFNIKGGRCEACHGDGTLKIEMNFLPDVYVPCEVCNGARYNRETLEVKYKGKNIAEVLDMPIGEAAEFFEPIKSIHRFLQTMVDVGLGYVRLGQAATTLSGGEAQRVKLASELQKRSNGRTIYILDEPTTGLHFEDIRKLMLVIQGLVDKGNSVLIIEHNLDVIKAADWIVDMGPEGGTGGGNVVAAGTPEEVAQVKGSYTGQFLAEML
- a CDS encoding HelD family protein; translated protein: MEREVAAEQTYVDGLFARLDAEVAQANERLRQVMLEVDPANPDADALVRRETEYHGLNAKLDRLNLAQMGLVFGRIDIEAEGDNPVPDHPELDRRYIGRMGLDAREEGYRTLLLDWRAPMARPFYLATTAQPEGVTVRRHIRTKGREVTDIDDELLSGEQAATGREGVGGETALYQAIQAARTGRMRSIVETIQREQDEIIRDATRGVMVVEGGPGTGKTAVALHRVAYLMYTWRDLLSSTGVLIIGPNPTFLDYISRVLPELGETGVVLSTVGALYPGVRGTAPESLLTREIKGSEEMVSILTEAVRAHQSLPGEPVEITVDALPLTVDDAMVKASRTRARRSRRPHNDARPVFAEHLIGQLAEQMSERIGADPLGGANLLSRADVDQLHDDLAEEPKVADLVDRLWPELEPRAVLRGLLEDEDAIAVAAAAYDDETRGALLRPAGSDWAASDAALLDELAVLIGIPDPDEARARENEEWREQVSEAQEALDILSGSRSTDNDDDMFEAEILSAHDVIDAETLARRQEVRDIRSTADRARADHTWAYGHVIVDEAQELSPMEWRMIFRRSPSRWMTLVGDTAQTGSPAGVDTWADALEPFVSGRFRHHKLTVNYRTPAEIMEVANHILARIDPDATPATAIRESGIPVRHLPSGTDPESLGFGGDTVDAEEAERLVAVIDAGNVSGIKGLEFDHVVVVEPGEIVDRSPQGWQDLYVAVTRATQTLTVIGELPE